TAAGCAAAAATGAATGGTCTACAAACAACTAGTCATAGACCAGAGGTAGAAAAGTTGTATGATGTACTTCATTCAATGTTTTATTTCTTCATGAAGTTCCTGAATTTCACATATGTGTGATTGCGGAGATTGAAGCGCTCCAATTGATAAACATCTCATAGCCCGTTTTTCATATTCCTCATTATTATAATCATCCATTAATTTATAATTAACAATTGACCAACTTTCAGTTATTTTATTTATTATATTACCAACCAGTTCTATATAAAATCCATAGGGCTTCTTACACCTAATTTATTTTTTTGAGCAACATGAGTATAAATCATGGTTGTCTGCAAATTAGAATGCCCTAACAACTCCTGAACTGTCCTGATATCGTACCCACTCTCAATTAGATGAGTGGCAAAGCTGTGGCGCAGCGTATGCACTGAGGCGTTTTTAGTGATACCTGATTTGATAACAGCATTTTTAAACGCCCTTTGCAATGATGATGGATGTATATGATGACGTCTTACTTTTAAAGATTCAGGATCAATAGATAGCGACTTGGATGGAAAGACCCAAAACCAGCCCCATTCTCTGCCTGCATTTGGATACTTTCTTTCAAGGGCGTGTGGAAGCCAGACTCCCTCTTGATTATTTTTTCTGTCTTTTTCAAAAAGATCATAGCTGTTTTCAAGCTGTCGCTGTATAGTATTTTTCAAGTTATCAGGAAGCAGTGTCTGCCTATCTTTATCCCCCTTTGCAGCCCTTATCATCATATAATCCCGTTCAAAATCGATATCCTTAACACGCAATGTAAGACACTCGTTCAGTCTGAGACCGCTGCCATAAATCAATCCTGCCATCAGTTTGTTTATGCCGTCTAAATTATCAAGTATCCGAAAAATTTCCTGCTTGGAAAGCACAACCGGCAGCCT
This genomic window from Spirochaetota bacterium contains:
- a CDS encoding integron integrase, with translation MTFKEFLLKKHRLSEKKIPFYEHWVSRYYEYITNNNLNETDDSVLNTFLHNLGKTYEEWQVKQAQDAVRLFKYYNSSCKQKTGDGHSREEESWKAVEEETIRLLRLKHRSLSTEKTYIGWLRRFYSFMEFKNPDMITQNDFKNFLSYLAVEAKVSASTQKQAFNAILFVFRHALDMEVNEVEDAVRSPINRRLPVVLSKQEIFRILDNLDGINKLMAGLIYGSGLRLNECLTLRVKDIDFERDYMMIRAAKGDKDRQTLLPDNLKNTIQRQLENSYDLFEKDRKNNQEGVWLPHALERKYPNAGREWGWFWVFPSKSLSIDPESLKVRRHHIHPSSLQRAFKNAVIKSGITKNASVHTLRHSFATHLIESGYDIRTVQELLGHSNLQTTMIYTHVAQKNKLGVRSPMDFI